A window of Tautonia plasticadhaerens contains these coding sequences:
- the nhaA gene encoding Na+/H+ antiporter NhaA, whose product MHLPPRSMGKIEVHSERSPLARSVGTRALRFIHTAESSGIALFAAGLIALVWANSPWGGSYFGLFHTPIEISLGEFELAPPSEQGGGGGAEAPGEPAVLAPVAGPDAATGSGDVGDAEAEASHAGGGAGHGPRGMTLHHWINDGLMVLFFFVVGLEIKRELVLGELAGLRRAALPAAVALGGMVVPAAIYAAINGVVPGGAVHGWGVPMATDIAFAVGVLALLGDRVPNAVRVLLLAFAIVDDIGAILVIAIFYTAELSMTALAVAGVLVAVVYVMRLIGVLDVTPYIFVGALVWAFLLSSGVHATIAGVLLGLMTPSAPWFDMKRFSEALDALQSDYNEAMLRGDEEAASYVLSKIEHLTQGTESILDRLIRVLHPWTAFVVLPTFALANAGVALNAESLAAAFSSPVLWGVMLGLLVGKPVGTTLMAWVAVKLGLVTLPEGTDFRQLFGIGLLGAIGFTVALFITDLAFDDPIQVDASKIGILLGSIVAGIAGIAYLRSVLPPSATGRLAEAPAEAGRT is encoded by the coding sequence ATGCACTTACCTCCGCGCAGCATGGGGAAGATCGAGGTCCATTCGGAGCGGTCGCCGCTGGCCCGATCGGTCGGGACCCGGGCCCTGCGGTTCATCCACACCGCGGAGTCCAGCGGGATCGCGCTGTTCGCGGCCGGGCTGATCGCGCTGGTCTGGGCCAACTCCCCCTGGGGAGGGTCGTACTTCGGCCTCTTCCACACGCCGATCGAGATCAGCCTGGGCGAGTTCGAGCTGGCCCCGCCCTCCGAGCAGGGCGGCGGGGGCGGGGCCGAGGCCCCCGGGGAGCCGGCCGTGCTCGCCCCGGTGGCCGGGCCGGACGCGGCGACGGGGTCGGGAGACGTCGGCGACGCCGAAGCCGAGGCCTCGCATGCCGGGGGGGGGGCGGGGCACGGCCCGCGCGGGATGACGCTGCACCACTGGATCAACGACGGCCTGATGGTGCTGTTCTTCTTCGTCGTGGGGCTGGAGATCAAGCGGGAGCTGGTGCTCGGCGAGCTGGCCGGCCTGCGGCGGGCGGCGCTGCCGGCGGCGGTCGCCCTGGGGGGGATGGTCGTCCCGGCGGCGATCTACGCGGCGATCAACGGAGTCGTCCCCGGCGGCGCGGTCCACGGCTGGGGGGTGCCGATGGCCACGGACATCGCCTTCGCCGTCGGCGTGCTGGCGCTGCTGGGGGACCGGGTGCCCAACGCGGTGCGGGTCCTGCTGCTGGCCTTCGCCATCGTGGACGACATCGGCGCCATCCTCGTCATCGCAATCTTCTACACCGCGGAGCTGTCGATGACCGCCCTGGCCGTGGCGGGGGTGCTGGTGGCGGTCGTCTACGTGATGCGGCTGATCGGCGTGCTGGACGTGACGCCGTACATCTTCGTGGGGGCGCTGGTCTGGGCCTTCCTGCTCAGCTCGGGGGTGCACGCGACGATCGCCGGCGTGCTGCTGGGGCTGATGACCCCCTCGGCCCCCTGGTTCGACATGAAGCGGTTCTCCGAGGCGCTCGACGCGTTGCAGTCCGACTACAACGAGGCGATGCTCCGGGGGGACGAGGAGGCGGCCAGCTACGTCCTCAGCAAGATCGAGCACCTGACGCAGGGGACCGAGTCGATCCTCGACCGGCTGATCCGGGTGCTCCACCCGTGGACCGCGTTCGTGGTGCTGCCGACCTTCGCACTGGCCAACGCCGGGGTCGCCCTGAACGCCGAGAGCCTGGCGGCGGCCTTCTCCAGCCCGGTGCTCTGGGGCGTGATGCTGGGCCTGCTGGTCGGCAAGCCGGTGGGCACGACCCTGATGGCCTGGGTCGCGGTGAAGCTGGGCCTGGTGACGCTGCCCGAGGGGACGGACTTCCGCCAACTCTTCGGCATCGGCCTGCTCGGGGCGATCGGCTTCACGGTGGCGCTGTTCATCACCGACCTGGCCTTCGACGACCCGATCCAGGTCGACGCCTCGAAGATCGGCATCCTGCTGGGCTCGATCGTGGCCGGGATCGCCGGGATCGCCTACCTCCGTTCGGTGCTCCCGCCGTCGGCCACCGGCCGGCTGGCCGAGGCCCCCGCCGAGGCCGGCCGCACCTGA
- a CDS encoding PEP-CTERM sorting domain-containing protein: protein MRLHRSLSIAALAVGVGLAGSMPAHGAFALVRPRFEELFDPIYEYSFDIYLTGVPGETFVSGNSVPGSSGPDFFTIYDVRDLLSPTGLEAGFLPTIQPEGIDPFGQAPPFFDDPNIPNITFTFFPPNSTIELPTGMTELFIGVFSVQTEDIPPPPQLVFNYGWQTSRRVGGEIEKEWGFNTATIVIPEPASWAMLGLGLACPAALIRLRWRARPTAGADSRS, encoded by the coding sequence ATGAGATTGCACCGATCCCTCTCGATCGCCGCCCTCGCCGTCGGCGTCGGGCTGGCCGGCTCGATGCCGGCCCATGGCGCATTCGCGCTCGTCAGGCCCCGCTTCGAGGAGCTCTTCGACCCGATCTATGAATATTCCTTCGACATCTACCTGACCGGCGTCCCCGGCGAGACCTTCGTCTCGGGGAACAGCGTCCCGGGCTCCTCCGGCCCGGATTTCTTCACGATCTACGACGTCCGCGACCTGCTCTCCCCGACCGGGCTGGAGGCCGGATTTCTGCCGACGATCCAGCCCGAGGGCATCGACCCCTTCGGCCAGGCGCCGCCGTTCTTCGACGACCCGAACATCCCCAACATCACCTTCACCTTCTTCCCCCCCAACTCGACGATCGAGCTCCCGACGGGCATGACCGAGCTCTTCATCGGCGTCTTCTCGGTGCAGACCGAGGACATCCCGCCCCCGCCGCAGCTGGTGTTCAACTACGGCTGGCAGACCTCGAGGCGGGTGGGCGGCGAGATCGAGAAGGAGTGGGGGTTCAACACGGCGACGATCGTCATCCCCGAGCCCGCCTCCTGGGCGATGCTCGGCCTCGGCCTGGCCTGCCCGGCGGCGCTGATCCGGCTCCGGTGGAGGGCCAGGCCGACGGCCGGGGCCGACAGCCGATCCTGA